The Desulfoscipio gibsoniae DSM 7213 genome contains a region encoding:
- a CDS encoding ABC transporter ATP-binding protein, whose translation MLFEFRDITYTLGNDSGRNIVVSGAVKSGEVLIVRGPSGAGKSTLLRILSRLQPGSGGEAFLRGKNWLQIPSTSWRINVHYLAQKPALFDGTVAGNLFKPFETRVGGQRKLDKNRAKELMEQLHLSPELWNQDARTVSGGEASRLAFIRALLVDPTVLLLDEPTAALDELARQALYRVLSGWLKVADHAALLISHNNDYQQMEHFKYLDIKPLERGR comes from the coding sequence TTGCTGTTTGAGTTTAGAGATATTACCTACACCCTTGGAAATGATTCAGGACGTAATATTGTTGTTTCAGGAGCAGTCAAAAGCGGGGAGGTTTTAATAGTCAGAGGCCCTTCGGGAGCCGGAAAATCAACTTTGTTAAGAATTCTATCCCGCCTCCAACCTGGTTCCGGGGGTGAAGCTTTCCTGCGGGGGAAAAACTGGCTGCAAATACCAAGTACTAGCTGGCGAATAAATGTCCATTACCTGGCTCAAAAACCGGCTCTTTTTGATGGCACAGTAGCGGGCAACTTATTCAAACCCTTCGAAACCAGGGTAGGAGGCCAAAGAAAACTGGACAAAAACAGGGCCAAAGAGTTAATGGAACAGTTGCATTTATCACCGGAGTTATGGAATCAGGATGCCCGAACAGTGTCCGGTGGTGAAGCATCCAGGCTTGCCTTTATCCGTGCCTTACTTGTTGACCCAACAGTTTTACTCTTGGATGAGCCCACTGCAGCCCTTGATGAGCTGGCACGGCAGGCTCTGTACCGGGTTCTTTCCGGGTGGTTAAAGGTAGCGGACCATGCCGCATTGCTAATATCCCATAATAATGACTACCAGCAGATGGAACATTTTAAGTATCTAGACATCAAACCTTTGGAAAGAGGTCGTTAA
- a CDS encoding PadR family transcriptional regulator: MLRDIFLGFIRVHILYHASLSPVYGLELIEELESHGYHVSPGTMYPILQKLEQSGLLVSEKVNVEGKIRKYYSITEEGNNVLLESKKRIRELALEVLGEDL; this comes from the coding sequence TTGTTAAGAGATATTTTTTTGGGTTTTATTCGGGTGCATATTCTTTATCATGCTTCGCTAAGTCCGGTTTATGGGTTGGAATTAATTGAAGAGCTTGAAAGCCACGGTTACCACGTAAGCCCCGGGACCATGTATCCCATCCTGCAAAAACTAGAACAAAGCGGTCTCCTGGTATCCGAGAAGGTGAATGTGGAAGGAAAAATAAGAAAATACTATAGCATTACCGAAGAAGGCAACAATGTTTTACTTGAATCCAAAAAAAGGATTCGGGAACTTGCCCTGGAAGTGCTTGGGGAGGATCTTTAA